In Stanieria sp. NIES-3757, the DNA window ACAGGCAGAAGAAATCACTCCTCAGTCTAGAGTTGCTTCTTATCTTCGTCGCGCTCAAGAATATATAGATAAAAACAATTTTACTATGGCTATTTCTGAACTAAGAGATGCTTTAAAAATCGATCCGAACAATAGTACTTGTCATGCTTTACTAGGACAAACTTATTTAAGTCAAAACCAGCTGACGATGGCAAAAGTTCATATTAACAAAGCTTATCAACTTGATCCGAAAAATACAGTAGCGAGCAAATTGAAACAAGTATTAGAAAAATTAACTAAAAACGATAGTACCAATCAATCTAGTACATCTCGGACTCAAACTAATAAAGCGGAAAGTAAACCAGGTAACAGTAATCTTTTTGGTGGTTTGTTTGGGTCTAAAAAAAAGTAAGATAAATTTGGTTATTTGTTCTTGTTATTGACGCTAGTATTTGCAGTTAACTAATGACTAAGGACTAATGACCAATGACTAATAACCAGTAACTAATGACTAGATGATTCATCAACCACCAGCCGGAGCAAGAGATTTACTTCCTTTGGAAGTAGCACAAAAATGTTGGATTAACGATCGCCTGCAACAAGTTTTTCAGCGATGGGGTTATCAACGTATTGTTACCTCTACTTTAGAATGGCTTGATACTCTCACCGCTGGCGGTGCTATTCAACCATCGACTGTGATTCAGTTACGAGATGAGTCGGAAAGAACTTTGGGTTTGCGTCCCGAATTAACTGCTTCTATTGCTCGTGCTGCGGTGACCCGCATGGCTGGTAATACCTATCCTCAACGTTTATGTTATCGTGCCAATATTTTTCGCAATCCACCGCAAAATCATCATGGTCGCCAATTAGAATTTTATCAAGCAGGAGTAGAATTACTCTTTGCTGGAGGCTTATTAGCTGATGCAGAAATCTTGTTGTTAGTAGCTAATTGTTTGCAAGAATTGGGTGTAGAGAATTGGCAGATTATTTTAGGAGAAGCTGGGTTAACGCGATCGCTGTTGGCGATATTTCCTGAGCCAGTTAGAAAACAAGTTCGTCATTGTCTAGCCAATTTAGACCGTGTAGCCTTAGAAAATTTACCTCTTGAACCAGCTTTACAAGAAAAAGCTTTATTTTTATTTGATTTAAGAGGTAAACCTGAACAAGTTTTAGAAAAAATAGCTAGTTGGCAATTAGATAGCTCTGCCCAAGAAATTGTTTACAATTTGAAGTCTTTAGTAGATTTACTTGCCAATAGTTCTGATTTTCCTATTCCTTTGACTTTAGACTTAAGCTTGTGGCAAACTTTTGATTTTTATACAGGTATTGTGTTTGAAGTCGTCAGTTTTCACCATAATCAATCTTATTTATTAGGGAAAGGTGGGCGTTATGACCAGTTATTAGGACTTTATCATCCTCAAGGAATTAGTTCTCCTGGGATTGGTTTTGCTCTAAACATTGAAGACTTGCATTCTTGCCTTTTGCCTACTAATAAGTTACCCCAACAAACTGCTGCTAATAATTGGTTAATCATTGCTCAAACTCCAGCAGCAGCAAGTGCAGCTTTAAATTATGCTCAAAAATTGCGTAATTCTGAACAATTAGTCAGAGTAGAACTAGATTTGGGCGGACGCTCTCCCAAAGAAATTAGAGAATATGCTCGTAATTGTCGGATCGAAAAGTTAGCTTGGCTTTCATCCGAAGGAGAGGCAAAGATCGAAACTCTTAGTTAGATAATCAGTGAGAATTGAGCAAAATAATTAAAGCCAATTAAAGCCAATTAAAGATGGGTTGCTAGTATATGGAGTTTTAGGAGGTCAAGATCAGCCAGATCGAAGTTTTGAACTTGTTAGAA includes these proteins:
- a CDS encoding histidyl-tRNA synthetase 2; this translates as MIHQPPAGARDLLPLEVAQKCWINDRLQQVFQRWGYQRIVTSTLEWLDTLTAGGAIQPSTVIQLRDESERTLGLRPELTASIARAAVTRMAGNTYPQRLCYRANIFRNPPQNHHGRQLEFYQAGVELLFAGGLLADAEILLLVANCLQELGVENWQIILGEAGLTRSLLAIFPEPVRKQVRHCLANLDRVALENLPLEPALQEKALFLFDLRGKPEQVLEKIASWQLDSSAQEIVYNLKSLVDLLANSSDFPIPLTLDLSLWQTFDFYTGIVFEVVSFHHNQSYLLGKGGRYDQLLGLYHPQGISSPGIGFALNIEDLHSCLLPTNKLPQQTAANNWLIIAQTPAAASAALNYAQKLRNSEQLVRVELDLGGRSPKEIREYARNCRIEKLAWLSSEGEAKIETLS